One Vitis vinifera cultivar Pinot Noir 40024 chromosome 15, ASM3070453v1 genomic window, TATGGGCAGTTGATCGAGAAAAGTTCAAGAAGCAGGGGAAGGGTGGGGGGTGGGGGTTGACTTCTTAGACATCTAAGGCAAAGTTTGAAGGGACACaacttttaaaaacatgaaGTAGATCCTTTTGCTTCTACTTGTACTTCTAGCCTTAAAAACTAATCCCAATCAGGTCCATAATCTCTCTCATTGAACTTAAAGTGAAGCCTTTAGCTACCAAAAATCCAATCCAAACAAGCCTTAATTttccaagttttttatttagatGGCTGGTTTTTTCAACCGTTTGACATAACTTTTGCATGAATCTCATTCTCAAAACTAGTACTCAGGTTTCCTGATGGGATTATGCTAATCTGTTCAGGGGTTTAGTTCTAGGttcactaaaaaaaaagaatgatttgtaTATGTTTGGCAAATGCTTCAACAAATAAGTCTACATTTCTTCATGACTTCACACACACATACTAACAGAGGAATTAATAGCTTTTTATAGCACATTGTGAATAATTGTGATCAACAGTGGTCAATTCCACCTGAAACAATAAACCAACAGGTATGTATGACATAAAACATGAAGAACAAGGCGTTTTGTAATGATTCAGTTTCTCTTACATCAATGGAAGAGAAATCTTTGAAGCTGGAGTTGGACTCACTAGTCAAGTCATTGGGCCAATGCTGTTTAAGCTGCAGGGCTTTTCATCTTTCTCTTGTACACTCTAACAGAAGCATCAGAGGTCGGATTATCAGATTGCTCGCCTTCTGTTGAGATGTCTATCTCAGATTTTGTTTCCTCGATTACTTTTCTCCTTTTCCTGGGTCCCTGGGCTTTCCTGGCATCAGTCTTCCGGGCAGAAACTTTGGTTGATGACGATTTCCTTGGGGTTCtagatgttttcttttcctcatcaGATTGTTCACTTTCTGTTGAGATGTCTATCTCAGATTTTGTTTCCTcaattacttttctttttttcccgtGTTCCGGAGCTTTCCTGGAATCAGTCTTCTGAGCAGAAGCTTTGGCTGATGAGGATTTCCTTGGAGTTCTGGATGTTTTCTGTTCCTCCACTTTCTTAAACAATGTGGATATAGTAGCTTGAGATAGTCGTTTCCTTGACTTGGTAGCTGCCCCAGCAGACTCTTGAATTTGTGTGGTTGCTCCAGTCCTTGCTTCAGCATCTTCATTGCCACTTTCAGGTGTTGCAGAGCCAGAATTTTCTTGTCCATCAGATATGTTGCCATCATTTTCAACAGAATCATCTCCAGAAGAAGCTTCTGCAAAATTGAATGTTTTTCCTGCAGTTCTCTGTGAATGTCGAACTGGTGTCACTTCAACATCTTTCGGTGTCATTTCAACCACATCTTTCAAACTGTCTTCACCAGACAAATCATCTTCTAGCTCAGGTTTAGGTGACTGCGGTTCTACATATTTCATTTCAGGTTTATTAACACCTTGCTTACTGTCAGATGCCATGCCTGCACCCCCTTTAAAGTCGTATTCAACACTTTGTCCTTCACTCAGTTCTTTAGGAAACTCGAGTCGGGCTTCTTCTGGATTCTCCTCCTTTCTCCCAATCCACCATGCATCAGAAAATACAATCATATTATCAAAGTAATCCTCACACATTACATTTTTTCCGCCTCTAGAGAAATGCAGAGTCAAATACCTGTTCTTCGGGTAAACTATAGTCCCAAACAACTTCATTTGACCCTGAGGGAAATCAAGGTAGAGTATAGGATTCTTGGTTCCCAAATCCTTGAGTTCACCAATCTTGCCACCAGCAATAGGAGCAAGAAGACCTGGGAATGAGAAGAGGAACCGATTCTTCCTCTGAGATTTCTTCAGAATATCTTTTCCATGGTGTTTGATCACTGTTTTTGAAGGGCTCAGAGCTGAAAACGCTTTTGAAGGAGTATCTGACAGTAAGTTCTTGGAGAACGCCAATTTTTTTCGTCTTTTACGCTCTTCAGCTTCTGGATTCAGTTCAGATACTCCAccattttcattcttctttgaAACTCGTACCATTCTGCCTGCCCTACTTCTCTTGGAGAATAGTTATTAAGAGTTACTGATAATCATATCCCAGAAAACCAGTGTGACAACTTTCTAAGCTTGAAACAGTCAATTAGAGCAAGGATGATGGTTTGTGGATGAAATTAAGGCTGCAGCTTCAACAAGTTGATTCATCCCAAATTTGTAGGATTCTGAAAGAGAATTTAGCTTCAACATTAATAATCTAAAAATGGAGACTGGATTGCTTCCATAAATGAATCCATGCATTTATAAAGCTAAATAAACATCCATCCGTCAGAAAGGATGATCTCATAAAGATTATGATAAATCTATGTTGATAACCAGGTTTTTGCTAAAAAAAAGGACTTGTTAAAATTTCTATGTTAAGATCTGGTAAATAAGTGATGATTCTCATGCATTCCATTAAAGTAGTTATATATGAACAATGGAGTGTAAATTTACCTACTAATTAGtgcagtaaaaaaaaaatattattatagaaaccaatgttttaaaaggctaaaggCAACCTGGGAGCATTTTGCCTAGATGAGATAAAGTGTAACTTCAAGACAGAATAAGGCGTAGGCCTCagctttaataataataaaaagaaaaaaatcttaaaaatcagaaaaatattaataaaatcacatgaaaagtaaataataaaaaaaccataCAGTGTATAATaatcaaatgattcaaattaATTGTACGTCATTTTCAATGGCttctaatttagtttttttgtttgttctaaaatccaattctcTCTCatgcatttttcaaataatcttcaaacCATCACTATCACCAATAGGATCCTCTAATGAATCATAATTATATCCAATTGCTCCATTATCCTCTCCATCAAAGTCAGTGTcaatccatttttcttttttatccattaattacaattatttttttcctttatccatcaataataagataatgattATATAAGTTCGGTTACTACAGTGACCAacaatcttttatttcttcttcccaATCTCTTCCTTTCATTATCATTTAAAGAATTAATTGATAGTCAACTAATCCCTTGTTTTTTAAAAGGCTTAATCCTAATCTTGATACAagacaaaacttaaaaatttatatcaaaacCCCGTAAAAGCACAGGTTAACAagcaataaaatattaagactTAAACCtcttaaaaatgtatataaaaagTCGATAAAGACCCTAAACCCATTAAAACCTTTTGAATATTTGAGCCTTAAGCCTCGATTATCCTCTattgaggctatagcctcaaggcTAATTTGCATAGCCTCAACTTGAGGCCCCAATAGCCTTTCAAAACACCgatagaaacaaaaaatgaaaaatgaaaaaacaataaCCACCCCACCTAGAGCCCTTGAGGTGTGGCTTTGGGGTAGACTAGGGTAGGGATAGGAAAGTTCCTGGTTCAAAACCATgcaccaaaataataataattacctTACCTAAAATTGTTTGGTCTGAATTTGATGGGTATGTTTGAAAGTTCCCCTTGAATGATGGAAAGATTGAACAAGGCTATATGAGCTTGAACCTAggatataataaaaacatttcctgtttcctttttctttttctttttctttttttttgagagGGATAGTTAGACAGAGCAGGttaatacccaaaaaaaaaaaaaatcatcagtGAAAGGATCAGCATGAAGGTTTTATCAACGCAGGAAGCAGGATGGCAGAAGACAGATGTTCAAATAATAGGGTTATAGATCATGTTGGGAGAATTCTAGGTCAGCATTCAATTCTAGAATGCAACCCACGCCTTTTTTTTCAACCCAATGCCAAGCTTTAAGCAAGGGAAAATTTGATGTAGAAGAGGTTGCGAATGTCACAATGTAATAACTTGAACAGGAACAAGGGGCCCTCTTCCTTTCCCCCATTTCCATCTCATCACTACCAACACTGCTTTCCTGCTCAGACCTTTTACTTTTAGCCATCATATCCATATTCACTTGTAAGAATttgtaaggaaaaaataaaagggaaaaagaaaagaggcgagaaagaaagagaatatcaacatctcaaaaatacataaaaatcaaCATACAAGCACTGGTTCATTTCCTTCAAAATACATATGAGATGAAGAATCAATGTGCACTCAAAATTTACATTCAACCTAAAGGAAACCCTCTATTTTCACAATAATTCCCACAAATCTACCAGAGTATGTACTTCATGTAGCTGCTGCAAATTGCAAACTTACAACCAAAGAATGCAGATATTTAGGCCTTTTCACAGTGTGAGGGTTCATCTAAATGTGCATACTCCATGgttaaaaattcatcttagCTGTTCAGAGGAAATTGAGTGAAACTTTGACATGGTGCACATAAATAGAACAGCACTTTCTCATGGAGTATGCAGTAAGGCCTAAAAGGCTCAACCTTTCCAACATAATAGAATTGCACATTTAGGTTGAAAAACCTAAATGTTAACACAAAAACCGTAAAAAAAACTCTACAAAACAATAAATCCATTTCAATCAATAGAAAAAACCATCACAAATGCCAAGACTTATTTATCTGTTAAACAACAAATACGTAGAGATACAAGCACAAATGTGAAAACAAATCCAAACCAAACCAACAGAAAAGGCCCAAATTCGTGCCAAATAATTGATGTAGTTTACACGGATCAATGATATCATAAATGCTCTGTTTGAGTGGAGAGAAAATatatggaaatgaaaattaattaaaataatgaacaaCAATAGAACACCAATTATCTCATTCACCGCTCAATGCAATATTTCTGTGTATGTTCGccgagaaaatgtaggaaagcAAGTTAAAATTCTGAAAAGTAACAATACAACAATAAACTAGTACAGCATCAAATGCAGATATGTACAGATCAGTGATCTCGCAATCGCTccttttggttgctgagaaaatgatgaaaaaataaaacaacggATGATTTCAAGTAAATCATGCATTATCAATGTCTGGATTGGAAAAAGCAAGAACAAGCGCCTCAAAATCAATCACTAAGGCTCCGTTTGAACTTTCTGAAAccgaaaaactaaaaattttccctttcttttattttctgagAAAACAAACGGAGCTGAGGAAATAGCTCGGAACTTGCCTGGAAGTACAGAGCGCTGATCGATGCGGAGACGCAAATTTGTAGATCTAGGAGCCCGCGTTAGGGTTTTAGTGTTAAAGAAGCTAAcctaaacgacgtcgttttcacACCATCTGTTTTGCGTATGTTAGACTAATGGCATATTTTGATCCAAAtattgagttgaaaaaaatatatcattaaaataaactatcaattttttttttattattattcaacatataaattatataattatatttaaatgaatattgCAAGTATAATACTTATCAAAAATAgccttgttttattattttccctttttgtttgGTGAATTTTTAGTTGTTCtcgaaaataaatttttttattttgattttataaaaaaaattaataaatttaatttatataatattaattaaattacatttaaatcttattaaaataaaaaagtttataattgcaaataaattaggaaattaaTAGCTTTTAGTAAACtaagaatattaataatataagaatatcataaattatattttttattaagaaatatgTTATagtgaatataatttttttttaagaaatgaatgataatattttaaaaacattaatggtgaataatatttcatttaaaataatcaaaatttattttttcaatattaaataaattaaatttatttgtcatATGTACACCATTAGTCCGCAATTATATATAGAgcattttttattagtttttattcgATTTGTAATTAACTCGATGAGTGGTTTAAATTCCAAATCATTATTAAAGTCagtaaatttattaaaaaataaaaaaatattaagttttccttaatttaatgagttattatttgataatcaaaatatttttaaaatattaataaactCGTTAATAAATTAATGCGTTAAgtcttgttttgtttattttctatttttggtcTACGAATTAAACAAGCAAGGTCATGATGGGTTTTGGTATGTGATGTTTGTGTACGATTTAGCAAAATccaagttttgatgatgataaaacaaaaattttatataagatatagtTTCGAgtataataagaaataaaatcacATTTAATGTGATGATAAATTATGTAATCCAATGATATAAAGTTCATAAATATCGAAGTATGCATTGTTAAGAACTCATCATTCATTATTTAAGTCGGATTCAAGTAAGATTGGGGTATAATAAATTAGGGATGTAAGTGACCATAAGTTTATTATATTGATATTATCTTTGTAAATCTTATGAAAATGTGATAAGAGAGAGGTATCATTGGATTATTTGTATTTAAGTTTGAAGTATTACTCgaggttttattttaaaacatgaagtATGATTGTAGGAGTTGTATTTCAATGTAACGTATCACTTGAAATTTGcgtcatttatattttatttttctcttattttatttacatttatatGATTGGTGctaattacatttaaaattgttaaaaaattgcTTATAAAATCTAGCACTAAATTCAAAGTTTCAAACCCGTTCCGATTTATTGTTGTGTTTACCATTAACATTTAGCTTTTTAATGTCAATTGGATAGGTTTTTAACTTCGCAACCTTATAGTATTAATTATATCAATTAtctaagtttcaaattatttttaagaattagcAGATCTTATGGATTAAGTGATtgatctaaattttatttatttattacaaaatttagagaagttaaaaagaaaattaaaaataatacatataatttaaaaaatcatatttaaattctttcactaccaaaatatttttaaaaatatatattttttgtttattttttttattaccaaaatatttgttatattaaagttttttccttaaataaaaaaacttaaaaagtaATCAAATAATGGAGATATCAAGAAGCCGCCCAATTCAATTAATTACAACACCCACACAAAtggtttcattttttccttctataaacccataaataaattcattaagaAAAACTtacaaagtaataaaataagGGAGATAAGAGGACTCCACCCAATCCAATTAATTACAACACCCACAATtggtttcattttttccttttataaacccataaattaattcattaaaaaaacttACAAAGTATAATAATGGAGATGACAAGACTCCAACAAATCGAATTAATTAAAACACCCacaaatgatttcattttttttttcttttataaaccataaataaattcattgaaaATAGCCAAATTTAGAAATCTTCCaaaattattccatttttgGACGTTGGTACTTGGACCCACACAACAAGCAAGCAATTGGCCCACTGATGACTGACCCCACAAAAAAAGAGCAGCACAGAACTCCATGCACCCACGACTACCCCAACTCAACACGGCGGCGGCACCACCAATCACCTCTGATACTCTAAAATCAGCCGTACCGCAACGGCCCAAATCCCCAAACCCCCACCATAGGGTGCGTGGAAACCCATGCTACCGTCCCCGTTTCGTTTCGCGCCTCACCCAGGAACCACAAATTCTCCCCCTCAAGTTTCAATTTCATCACAAAAGTTTGGAGCCAAAACCCCAAGCCTACACGTATTAGaatttaagtttatttattattataattgtagcttctatttttgtaattatgatttcgattttattttaattttacaattacTATAAATACTTAACACATAATCAATTGTCCCATTGGACGCTCTACACATCCGAATCTCTCTCTGCGAATTCGACAAACCTTTTATTTTCCCTGAGAAAATCCTCGGATTTTCCCGAGAAAGTTGGTTGTCTAATTTTTATCGCGGTCGATTCGGGGAGTGGGTGCGGGGGGTTTTGTtcgaattttttctttttgtttttcggAGTCTTTGCGATTCGCCGGGAAATCGAGTTGTCGGGGCTTGGGTTTTGTTCGCCGTTTTCTGTTCCATTGCGGGAATTTAGGGTTTCGCGGAAAAAGTTAGGGCTTATTGTTGGGATTTAGGGGTGTTTGGGGATCGGGAATTGGAGGACAAAGGGGCGGAGTAGGTGAATTTTGAGGTGGTTTTGGGATTTGTTGCTGCGTGGGAGGTGgaatttagggttttgggttggAAATTGAATGTGGctttggtgggtttgatgtgtGGAAGATGATCATAAAGCGGACGATGAAAATTGAGATGCCGCAAATCAAGCGGTGCAAACTCGAACAGCCTGGTGACGACGTTGCTTCTTTGATAAAACCCAAGAAGCGAAGAATAGATGGGAATGGTCCAGCTGACACGCCTGGCAACGTTGAGGAGGATAGCATTGTTGCAGGTTCTTTGTGCACCGAGATTTCGTACTGTGCCAGCGAAGTGGAGTCGAATTCGAAGGGCAAGAGGAAAGGAAGGAATCCAAAAGCGGAGGGTTCTCGTCCTCCATTATTGCCGTCTTCGCGAGGTCGTCATCGGGCACTTCCTTCGCGATTCAATGACTCGATAATTGATTCATGGACGAAGGAGGATTCAAAGGCTGATGACATGGAATCAAATCTGGATGATTTCGAAGTTGTAGTATATGAAAAGGAGAGAATTGGTACCGGAAGGCAGAAAACTGGCGCATTGAGATTAGAGAAACAGCACAAGGAGGAGACATTTAGATTGCCAAGTTCAAATCTCTATGGACTTTGCGAAAAAGCCGAGGAAGGAGAAGCGGGTTATGTAGGGTTTAGAGAATCCGAGAGCAAAAAATATTCTTGTTCACATAGTTCATTATCCTCATTACATGATGGCCTTAATCCACTTGTAGAAGCTAGTGATTACCCGGGGTTTAACTCCAAAGGTAGGGAGAAAGCAGGGAAGGATAAAACCGAAAAGCGGAAGGATTTCTATAGGCCGGAGGAATTTGTGTTGGGAGATATAGTGTGGGCGAAATCAGGCAAGAGATATCCAGCTTGGCCTGCAATTGTGATTGACCCTGTGTTTGAAGCACCAGAAGCGGTGTTGAGTTCTTGTGTTGCTGATGCAATTTGTGTCATGTTCTTTGGATATtccaaaaatggaaaacaaaggGTGCTCTC contains:
- the LOC100256840 gene encoding DNA-binding protein RHL1, whose translation is MVRVSKKNENGGVSELNPEAEERKRRKKLAFSKNLLSDTPSKAFSALSPSKTVIKHHGKDILKKSQRKNRFLFSFPGLLAPIAGGKIGELKDLGTKNPILYLDFPQGQMKLFGTIVYPKNRYLTLHFSRGGKNVMCEDYFDNMIVFSDAWWIGRKEENPEEARLEFPKELSEGQSVEYDFKGGAGMASDSKQGVNKPEMKYVEPQSPKPELEDDLSGEDSLKDVVEMTPKDVEVTPVRHSQRTAGKTFNFAEASSGDDSVENDGNISDGQENSGSATPESGNEDAEARTGATTQIQESAGAATKSRKRLSQATISTLFKKVEEQKTSRTPRKSSSAKASAQKTDSRKAPEHGKKRKVIEETKSEIDISTESEQSDEEKKTSRTPRKSSSTKVSARKTDARKAQGPRKRRKVIEETKSEIDISTEGEQSDNPTSDASVRVYKRKMKSPAA